The bacterium genome includes a window with the following:
- the ricT gene encoding regulatory iron-sulfur-containing complex subunit RicT: protein MIGRIKIYPWEKEIEIDLGNCNLKKGDYVIIKNAETEDEMEAVQILDAKESADSASRLSKSAVMVKIAAASDISAVNNYNSKKEEALNFAKKQAKKNDLDIKFIDVQYNYDGSRITFGFVASQRIDFRELVKSLSRHFQKSIKMVQVGSRDEARNFGGVGGCGRRLCCASFLKKIESVTLNDAKIQRMDQRGSARLSGICGRLKCCLAFESKTYEELNASMPFMNKEVETRKGKGKVVDIYVLEKRVKVLHADGTYDFFEIDEVKLIEKKK, encoded by the coding sequence ATGATCGGACGAATTAAAATATATCCTTGGGAAAAAGAGATCGAGATCGATTTGGGCAATTGCAATCTGAAAAAAGGCGATTACGTGATCATTAAGAACGCTGAAACGGAAGATGAAATGGAGGCGGTGCAGATCTTGGACGCGAAAGAAAGCGCGGATAGCGCTTCGAGACTGTCGAAATCAGCCGTTATGGTTAAAATTGCGGCCGCCAGCGATATTAGCGCGGTGAACAATTATAATTCAAAAAAAGAGGAAGCGCTGAACTTTGCCAAAAAACAAGCGAAAAAAAATGATCTGGACATCAAATTTATCGATGTTCAGTATAATTATGACGGTTCGCGGATCACGTTCGGATTTGTCGCTTCGCAAAGAATTGATTTCAGGGAGCTGGTGAAATCTCTCTCAAGGCATTTTCAGAAATCGATCAAGATGGTGCAGGTCGGATCTCGCGACGAAGCCAGGAATTTCGGAGGAGTGGGCGGATGCGGAAGGCGATTATGCTGCGCGAGTTTTTTGAAAAAAATAGAAAGTGTCACTCTGAATGACGCGAAAATTCAGCGCATGGATCAGCGCGGCTCGGCTCGGCTCAGCGGGATTTGTGGAAGGTTGAAGTGCTGTCTGGCCTTTGAATCGAAAACCTACGAAGAGCTGAACGCGAGTATGCCTTTTATGAACAAAGAAGTGGAAACGAGAAAAGGCAAAGGAAAAGTGGTCGATATCTATGTTCTTGAGAAGAGAGTAAAAGTTCTACATGCCGACGGCACTTATGATTTTTTTGAAATCGACGAGGTCAAATTAATTGAAAAAAAGAAGTAA